One Roseburia rectibacter DNA window includes the following coding sequences:
- a CDS encoding ABC transporter permease, which yields MNKMKTRCQVLYNYRYLIKQLVTKDIKLKYRRSFLGYVWSVLNPLMVMVVMYLVFSKMFRFNIDNYSAYLIIGQTLFTFMTEATNQAIFSITGNGPLLKKVYVPKYVFTLSKVTSSLVNLVFSLGAMIIVFVITKVQFSWAMLFFPVILMEVYIFSLGLGLFLAEAAVFFRDIQYIYNVLTTAWMYLTPIFYPMEQLPESVQKAIKIFNPMYQYITQFRTISLHQTLPAAGDVVYGFAIAFVFLIVGSWAFIRKQDDFILYI from the coding sequence ATGAATAAAATGAAAACAAGATGTCAGGTGTTGTATAATTACAGATATCTGATCAAACAGCTGGTAACGAAAGATATAAAGTTAAAGTATAGAAGAAGTTTTCTGGGATATGTATGGAGCGTATTAAATCCATTAATGGTTATGGTCGTTATGTATTTAGTATTTTCCAAAATGTTCCGTTTTAATATAGACAATTATTCTGCATATCTTATCATTGGACAGACGTTGTTTACATTTATGACAGAAGCAACAAATCAGGCGATCTTTTCCATTACAGGAAATGGACCATTATTGAAAAAGGTTTATGTTCCTAAATATGTGTTTACCTTATCTAAGGTTACGAGTTCTTTGGTCAACTTAGTCTTTTCTCTGGGAGCTATGATTATTGTATTTGTTATTACTAAGGTACAGTTCTCATGGGCAATGCTGTTTTTTCCGGTTATTTTAATGGAAGTATATATTTTCAGCCTTGGTCTTGGCTTGTTTTTGGCGGAGGCAGCTGTATTCTTCAGAGATATACAGTATATTTATAATGTACTGACAACGGCATGGATGTATTTGACACCTATTTTCTATCCGATGGAACAGTTACCGGAATCAGTGCAGAAAGCAATTAAAATTTTTAATCCTATGTATCAGTATATCACACAGTTCCGTACGATATCACTTCATCAGACATTACCGGCTGCAGGAGATGTGGTATACGGATTTGCGATAGCATTTGTCTTTCTGATTGTTGGATCATGGGCATTTATAAGAAAACAGGACGATTTTATTTTATATATCTAG
- a CDS encoding ABC transporter ATP-binding protein: protein MKMDDKNIVIDVSDVTVRFNRASQQVNNLKEYVIKMVKKELMFQEFLALQNVSLQVRKGEAWGIVGTNGSGKSTLLKLICGILKPYKGSVSLSGTIAPLIELGAGFDGELTARENVLLNGTLLGYSESFMKEQFEEIIDFAELWDFLDMPIKNYSSGMAARLGFAVATMVQPDILICDEVLSVGDYKFQEKCEKRMKHMLETGTTLLYVSHSITSVQNLCDHALWLDKGHVKMCGDADTICDAYMNF from the coding sequence ATGAAGATGGATGACAAGAATATTGTTATTGATGTGTCGGATGTAACAGTGCGTTTTAACCGTGCATCACAGCAGGTCAATAATTTAAAAGAATATGTAATAAAAATGGTAAAAAAAGAACTGATGTTTCAGGAATTCCTTGCCCTACAGAATGTAAGCCTTCAGGTTCGGAAAGGGGAAGCATGGGGAATCGTAGGAACGAATGGTTCCGGAAAATCCACATTGTTAAAGCTGATCTGTGGTATCTTAAAACCGTATAAGGGCAGTGTGAGCCTTTCGGGAACGATCGCACCTCTGATTGAGTTGGGAGCCGGATTTGACGGTGAACTGACTGCCCGCGAGAATGTTCTGCTGAATGGAACACTGTTGGGGTACTCAGAGAGTTTTATGAAAGAGCAGTTTGAGGAAATCATTGATTTTGCTGAATTATGGGATTTTCTGGATATGCCGATCAAGAATTACTCTTCCGGTATGGCGGCAAGACTTGGATTTGCTGTGGCAACGATGGTTCAGCCGGATATCCTGATCTGTGACGAGGTATTATCCGTAGGAGATTATAAGTTTCAGGAAAAATGCGAAAAACGTATGAAACATATGTTAGAAACAGGAACAACATTATTATATGTGTCACATTCTATAACATCTGTACAGAATTTATGTGATCATGCATTGTGGCTTGACAAAGGACATGTGAAAATGTGTGGTGATGCTGATACAATTTGTGATGCATATATGAATTTCTAA
- a CDS encoding sugar transferase translates to MTGYRYIKRIIDILLSGLAIIILSPLLLILCIAIKLDSPGPIFFTQKRVGIHKTYFQIYKFRTMRTDTPKDMPTHMLANPEQYITKTGRFLRKTSLDELPQIFNIFKGDMSIVGPRPALWNQDDLVAERDKYGANDVTPGLTGWAQINGRDELEIPVKAKIDGEYVKKYGFTMDVRCFFGTFLSVLRQDGVVEGGTGSMKGK, encoded by the coding sequence ATGACAGGATACCGTTATATAAAACGAATCATAGATATCTTACTCAGCGGACTTGCGATCATTATATTGTCCCCGCTGCTTTTGATCTTATGCATTGCGATCAAATTAGATTCACCGGGACCAATCTTCTTTACACAAAAGAGAGTCGGCATCCACAAGACATATTTCCAGATTTATAAATTCCGGACCATGCGCACCGATACACCGAAAGATATGCCGACACATATGCTGGCAAATCCGGAACAGTACATTACAAAAACCGGCAGATTTCTTCGTAAGACCAGCCTCGATGAGCTGCCACAGATCTTTAATATTTTTAAGGGGGATATGAGTATCGTAGGTCCTCGCCCGGCACTCTGGAATCAGGATGACCTTGTCGCAGAACGCGACAAATACGGTGCAAATGATGTGACACCGGGTCTGACCGGCTGGGCGCAGATCAATGGTCGTGATGAACTTGAAATTCCAGTCAAGGCAAAAATAGATGGCGAGTATGTGAAAAAATATGGGTTTACAATGGATGTACGGTGTTTCTTTGGTACATTCTTAAGCGTTTTGAGACAGGATGGAGTGGTTGAAGGTGGAACAGGGAGCATGAAGGGGAAATGA
- a CDS encoding polysaccharide biosynthesis protein produces MKQLIQDRQLFMRRIFLMCYDMLAVFVASMFALIIRFDLNFYNVPTEYLNEVWRTLPYMMVITLIIFWALRLYSSLWSYAGALEMMYVVSACILDAIVVAALILVRNWGDMFPVPRSFYILYGLFLLVLIMGCRYSYRGLRAIRNMRRDGTYRRNVLVIGAGEAGNQLIKEINNSRYVKKKVVGVIDDDKTKIGNYIHGAKVIGDRSCIRDKVLELHVHEIIIAMPSASPKQMKGILDICKETGCELKRLPGIYQLVNGEVGISKLKDVDVNDLLGREPVMVNLESIMGYVSGKVIMVTGGGGSIGSELCRQIAGHKPKQLIILDIYENTTYDIQNELKVKFPDLDLVVLIGSVRNTNRMNWIFETYHPEIIYHAAAHKHVPLMEESPNEAIKNNVLGTWKIVQAADRYHVKRFVMISTDKAVNPTNIMGASKRICEMIIQTYNKRSETEYVAVRFGNVLGSNGSVIPLFKKQIERGGPVTVTDPNIVRYFMTIPEAVSLVLQAGAYAKGGEIFVLDMGEPVKILDLAKNLILLSGHKPDEDIQIVFTGLRPGEKLYEEMLMDEEGLQDTENNLIHIGKPIELDEGKFLEQLEELKEYVVTEPSDIREWVKKIVPTYQPKEE; encoded by the coding sequence ATGAAACAGTTAATTCAAGATAGACAGTTATTTATGCGCCGTATTTTTTTGATGTGTTATGACATGCTTGCTGTATTTGTTGCGAGTATGTTTGCGCTGATAATACGGTTTGATCTGAACTTTTACAATGTACCGACAGAATATCTGAATGAAGTATGGAGAACACTTCCGTATATGATGGTGATCACATTGATCATCTTCTGGGCACTCCGATTATATTCAAGTCTGTGGAGTTATGCAGGGGCACTTGAAATGATGTATGTTGTTTCGGCATGTATACTGGATGCGATCGTGGTAGCTGCATTGATCCTGGTACGTAACTGGGGAGATATGTTCCCGGTTCCACGAAGCTTTTATATTTTATATGGGTTATTTTTACTTGTGCTGATCATGGGATGCAGATATTCCTATCGTGGACTTAGGGCAATCCGGAATATGCGAAGAGACGGCACATATCGTAGGAATGTACTGGTAATCGGTGCAGGTGAGGCTGGTAATCAGCTGATTAAAGAGATTAACAATAGCCGTTATGTAAAGAAAAAAGTTGTCGGTGTAATTGATGATGATAAGACAAAGATTGGTAATTATATCCATGGAGCAAAGGTGATCGGTGACAGAAGCTGCATCCGGGATAAGGTGTTGGAACTGCATGTGCATGAGATCATTATAGCGATGCCATCAGCCTCCCCGAAACAGATGAAGGGGATTCTTGATATTTGTAAAGAGACCGGCTGCGAATTAAAACGTCTGCCTGGAATCTATCAGCTTGTCAATGGTGAAGTTGGTATCAGCAAATTAAAAGATGTTGATGTAAATGATCTGCTTGGAAGAGAACCGGTCATGGTGAATCTTGAGTCTATCATGGGTTATGTGTCCGGGAAAGTTATCATGGTAACCGGTGGGGGTGGTTCTATCGGAAGTGAGTTGTGCAGACAGATCGCGGGACACAAACCAAAGCAGCTGATTATTTTAGATATTTATGAGAATACCACATATGATATACAGAATGAATTAAAGGTAAAATTCCCGGATCTTGATCTGGTTGTGCTGATCGGTTCTGTGCGGAATACCAATCGAATGAACTGGATTTTTGAGACCTATCATCCGGAGATCATTTACCATGCGGCAGCTCATAAACATGTGCCGTTGATGGAGGAGAGCCCGAATGAAGCAATCAAGAACAATGTCCTTGGCACATGGAAAATCGTGCAGGCTGCAGACCGTTATCATGTAAAACGGTTTGTGATGATCTCTACCGATAAGGCGGTCAATCCGACCAATATCATGGGCGCAAGTAAAAGAATCTGTGAAATGATCATTCAGACTTACAATAAGCGCTCTGAGACGGAATATGTGGCAGTGCGTTTTGGAAATGTACTTGGCAGTAACGGAAGCGTGATCCCTTTATTTAAAAAACAGATCGAACGTGGAGGCCCGGTGACTGTCACAGATCCGAATATCGTGCGCTATTTTATGACAATACCAGAGGCTGTATCCTTAGTATTACAGGCGGGAGCCTATGCAAAAGGCGGAGAGATTTTTGTTCTGGATATGGGAGAACCGGTCAAAATCCTTGATCTAGCCAAAAACCTGATTCTGTTATCCGGTCATAAACCGGATGAAGATATCCAGATCGTGTTTACCGGACTACGTCCTGGGGAAAAATTATACGAAGAGATGCTGATGGATGAAGAAGGACTGCAGGATACCGAGAATAACCTGATCCACATCGGAAAACCAATCGAACTGGATGAAGGAAAGTTTTTAGAGCAGTTAGAAGAATTAAAAGAGTATGTAGTGACAGAGCCATCTGATATTCGTGAGTGGGTGAAAAAAATTGTGCCGACGTATCAGCCGAAGGAGGAGTAG
- a CDS encoding glycosyltransferase family 4 protein, producing the protein MSDKVLLVASVASMIQQFNMRNIDILLQMGYQVEVACNFAEGNTCAPEQIGELKKELESKQVVWHQIDFARNVFKLGQNARAYRQLKELFKKNQYHFVHCHSPIGGVLGRLAAHKYKTHAIYTAHGFHFFKGAPAKNWLLFYPVEKYLSRYTDELLVINQEDYELAKKKFHMKQLTYIPGIGVNVTPHDMPQEAKNKKRQELGIPESAFLIVQVAEFTANKNQRTVIKALEKMKKADIYYVMCGIGPEKEELEQYVKEHHLEKNIQFAGFRSDVHEILQCADCFVLSSFREGLSVALMEAMAEGLPVVCSRIRGNVDLIEDGVGGCLAAPEEAGAYGEAFEKIFENKRNKPEQLKKMGEQNRQKIRQFSEETVDEIMRKVYRR; encoded by the coding sequence ATGTCAGATAAAGTTTTACTGGTGGCTTCTGTAGCATCCATGATACAGCAGTTCAACATGAGAAATATCGATATTTTGTTGCAGATGGGATATCAGGTAGAGGTGGCATGTAATTTTGCAGAGGGAAATACGTGCGCACCAGAACAGATCGGTGAATTAAAAAAAGAACTGGAATCAAAACAGGTTGTGTGGCATCAGATTGATTTTGCCAGAAATGTATTTAAACTTGGACAAAATGCAAGAGCGTACCGGCAGTTGAAAGAATTATTCAAAAAGAATCAATATCATTTTGTACATTGCCACAGCCCGATCGGCGGGGTGCTTGGCAGACTGGCCGCACATAAATATAAGACGCATGCAATCTATACTGCACATGGGTTTCATTTTTTTAAAGGGGCGCCGGCAAAAAACTGGCTGCTGTTCTATCCGGTGGAAAAATATCTGTCACGATATACAGATGAACTGCTGGTGATCAATCAGGAAGATTATGAGCTTGCAAAAAAGAAATTTCATATGAAGCAGCTTACTTATATTCCGGGTATTGGAGTAAATGTAACACCACACGATATGCCACAGGAAGCAAAGAATAAAAAAAGACAGGAACTTGGTATACCTGAGAGTGCTTTTCTGATCGTACAGGTGGCAGAATTTACAGCAAATAAGAACCAGAGAACTGTCATAAAAGCATTGGAAAAAATGAAAAAAGCTGATATTTATTATGTGATGTGTGGGATTGGACCGGAAAAAGAAGAACTTGAACAGTATGTGAAAGAGCACCATTTAGAAAAAAATATACAATTTGCCGGATTCCGCAGTGATGTACATGAAATTCTACAGTGCGCGGATTGCTTTGTTTTGTCGTCGTTCAGAGAGGGATTATCCGTTGCATTGATGGAAGCAATGGCGGAAGGTTTACCTGTTGTGTGCAGCAGGATCAGGGGAAATGTTGACCTGATCGAAGATGGTGTGGGAGGCTGTCTGGCAGCACCGGAAGAAGCTGGGGCATATGGGGAAGCGTTTGAAAAAATATTTGAAAATAAAAGAAATAAACCGGAACAACTAAAAAAGATGGGCGAACAGAACCGGCAGAAAATCAGACAGTTCAGTGAAGAAACTGTGGATGAGATTATGAGAAAAGTATACCGGAGGTGA
- a CDS encoding NAD-dependent epimerase/dehydratase family protein translates to MKKVLILGANSYIGNSFQKYIGENYNDQYEVHKVSLRGEAWKEDDWSGYDSILNVTGKAHADIGILTEEQKQEYYAVNCDLACEAAQKAVKDGVGQYIYLSSVIVYGDSSNGGGAIHITKDTKPAPSNFYGDSKWQAEQKLQALFEGLKVDARKNNIVLAIVRPPMIYGKNSKGNFKMLVKLADKVPVFPNVKNERSMLYVENLAEFLKILIEDQRTGVFLPQNASCVTTAQMVAAIATAKGKNVHLCNWMNPFVALAKKMPGKIGGMAGKAFGSMVIDQELSREKIDGYQRFGLKESVERCV, encoded by the coding sequence ATGAAAAAGGTATTGATTTTAGGCGCCAACAGTTATATTGGCAACTCATTTCAAAAATATATTGGAGAAAATTATAATGACCAGTATGAGGTTCATAAAGTCAGTCTGCGTGGTGAGGCATGGAAAGAGGATGACTGGTCAGGATATGACAGTATTTTAAACGTGACTGGCAAAGCACATGCGGATATTGGCATCCTGACAGAAGAACAAAAACAGGAATATTATGCCGTAAACTGTGATCTGGCATGTGAAGCTGCCCAAAAAGCTGTAAAGGATGGCGTGGGACAATATATTTACCTGAGCAGTGTAATTGTATACGGAGACAGCAGTAATGGCGGAGGGGCAATACATATCACAAAAGATACAAAGCCTGCTCCGTCAAATTTTTATGGGGACAGCAAGTGGCAGGCAGAGCAGAAACTACAGGCGCTGTTTGAGGGGCTTAAGGTGGATGCCAGAAAAAACAATATTGTACTTGCAATTGTCCGCCCGCCGATGATCTATGGAAAAAACAGCAAAGGAAATTTTAAGATGCTTGTAAAGTTAGCGGATAAGGTACCGGTATTTCCAAATGTAAAAAATGAGCGGAGCATGCTTTATGTGGAGAATCTTGCGGAGTTTTTAAAAATTTTGATCGAGGATCAGAGGACTGGTGTGTTTCTGCCGCAGAATGCTTCCTGCGTGACCACGGCACAGATGGTAGCAGCGATTGCTACGGCAAAAGGGAAAAACGTACATCTGTGTAACTGGATGAATCCGTTTGTGGCGCTGGCAAAAAAAATGCCGGGGAAGATTGGCGGTATGGCAGGAAAGGCGTTCGGATCTATGGTGATCGACCAGGAACTGAGCAGAGAAAAAATTGATGGATATCAGCGGTTCGGATTGAAGGAGAGTGTGGAGAGATGTGTTTGA
- a CDS encoding glycosyltransferase family A protein, whose product MFSVIIPAYNSENTIEKALDSLRNQTKPELIREVIVINDGSADATADKVEQYKKRESCNLNIILYNQQNAGVAAARNAGIRMATADYLAFLDSDDCWAPEKLEWQEKNLKENPQIDLLCGGLEEGPLRIFLRKDYLLHRLSLKEYCTKSVIFTSTVVIRRARVKDAGYFDESMQYCEDMNYYQRFFEWNQVYYLPKKLVDYGIGRKYYGQSGLSSHLKEMHCGRKRNFQILRRKKKISFTFYIVMIVFGEIKFLRRKMIINRQK is encoded by the coding sequence ATGTTCAGTGTTATTATTCCGGCGTATAATAGTGAAAATACGATAGAAAAGGCATTAGATTCGCTGCGGAATCAGACAAAACCGGAACTCATCCGGGAAGTGATCGTAATTAATGATGGATCTGCAGATGCTACGGCAGATAAAGTGGAGCAGTATAAAAAACGTGAAAGCTGCAATCTGAACATTATTTTATATAATCAGCAAAACGCTGGTGTGGCGGCTGCAAGAAATGCGGGAATCCGTATGGCAACAGCAGATTATCTGGCATTTTTGGATTCGGATGACTGCTGGGCGCCTGAAAAATTAGAATGGCAGGAAAAAAATTTAAAAGAAAATCCACAGATCGACCTGCTCTGTGGCGGGCTGGAAGAAGGACCTTTAAGAATTTTTCTGCGAAAAGATTATTTGTTACATCGGTTATCGCTGAAAGAATATTGCACAAAGAGCGTTATATTTACCTCAACCGTTGTGATACGCAGGGCAAGAGTAAAAGATGCCGGATATTTTGATGAGTCTATGCAGTACTGTGAAGATATGAATTATTACCAGCGTTTTTTTGAATGGAACCAGGTGTATTATTTACCCAAGAAACTGGTTGATTATGGTATTGGACGGAAATATTATGGGCAGAGTGGGTTGTCGTCTCATTTGAAAGAGATGCATTGTGGGCGAAAAAGAAATTTTCAGATATTGAGAAGAAAAAAAAAGATTTCTTTTACATTTTATATTGTGATGATTGTATTTGGTGAAATTAAGTTTTTGAGACGCAAGATGATTATAAACAGACAAAAGTAG
- a CDS encoding AAA family ATPase, whose translation MRLEIQHFSKIKQASIKLDGITVIAGENNTGKSTVGKILSCMFNSMYKVDEKASQKKKEQIESLLRYNWQNSWYHNLKNDDQRVTVNVPSRTSRKRYANAAELIMAADEEKKIEIISELYDNLRNVIDDESRDALCHEVLEKVNSILNLKNEAVEQTLIADTFGRYFYGQMNDLYEPESEAKAILLIQGKKIQVGIKQNSEYMIEREISVMHEAISIDSPAIMDYMNSWEYSDGLSEQDLHLLQKLSANIPDNAIGKLMAEEKISDILKMLSEVTIGKVIKNEDGDFFLADEEMHYFEIGNLSMGIKAFTIIRTLLEKGEIHEKDVMVLDEPEIHLHPEWQLIYAELIVLLEKYLHLTILITTHSPYFLEAIETYTKKHNVDHITNYYLAQADGKETVMKDVTENLQSVYQLLAKPFEKLESIQMSK comes from the coding sequence ATGAGACTGGAAATTCAGCATTTTTCCAAAATTAAACAGGCATCTATCAAACTTGACGGAATTACTGTGATTGCCGGTGAAAATAATACGGGAAAGAGTACGGTAGGAAAGATTTTGTCATGTATGTTTAATTCCATGTATAAAGTGGATGAAAAAGCTTCACAGAAGAAGAAAGAACAGATAGAGTCACTGCTCCGTTATAACTGGCAGAATAGCTGGTATCATAATTTGAAAAATGATGATCAGAGAGTAACTGTGAATGTACCTTCCCGAACCAGCAGAAAAAGATATGCAAATGCAGCAGAATTGATTATGGCAGCAGATGAGGAGAAAAAAATAGAAATTATTTCTGAATTATATGATAATCTCAGAAATGTGATTGATGATGAAAGCAGAGATGCATTGTGCCATGAAGTTTTAGAGAAAGTAAATAGTATATTAAATTTAAAAAATGAGGCTGTGGAGCAGACCTTGATAGCAGACACTTTCGGCAGATATTTTTATGGTCAGATGAATGATCTGTATGAGCCAGAAAGCGAGGCGAAAGCAATATTGCTTATTCAAGGGAAAAAAATACAGGTTGGGATAAAACAGAATAGTGAATATATGATAGAAAGAGAAATATCTGTCATGCATGAAGCAATCTCAATTGATTCGCCGGCAATTATGGATTATATGAATTCGTGGGAGTACAGTGATGGGCTGAGTGAACAGGATTTGCACTTGCTTCAGAAATTAAGCGCGAATATACCGGACAATGCGATTGGAAAACTGATGGCAGAAGAAAAAATCAGTGATATACTGAAAATGTTATCTGAGGTAACGATCGGAAAAGTAATAAAAAATGAGGATGGGGATTTTTTTCTGGCAGATGAAGAAATGCATTATTTTGAAATTGGAAATTTATCCATGGGAATCAAGGCATTTACAATTATTCGCACTTTGTTAGAAAAAGGCGAAATCCATGAGAAAGATGTGATGGTGCTAGATGAGCCGGAAATACACCTACATCCAGAATGGCAGCTTATATATGCAGAATTGATCGTATTACTGGAAAAATATCTTCATCTTACGATACTAATCACTACACACAGTCCTTATTTTCTAGAGGCGATTGAAACATATACGAAAAAACATAATGTGGATCATATTACGAATTATTACCTTGCACAGGCAGATGGAAAAGAAACGGTTATGAAAGATGTTACAGAAAATCTGCAGTCTGTGTATCAGTTGTTAGCAAAACCGTTTGAAAAATTAGAAAGTATTCAGATGTCTAAATAG
- a CDS encoding AAA family ATPase — MLKRLTIGSYRGLRNLTMENLGQMNIIIGENNSGKTSILEAIQLFDYA, encoded by the coding sequence ATGTTAAAAAGATTAACAATCGGTTCCTATCGCGGATTGCGCAATCTGACGATGGAGAATCTTGGTCAGATGAACATTATAATTGGGGAAAATAATTCGGGAAAAACGTCCATATTAGAGGCTATTCAGTTATTTGACTACGCATAG
- a CDS encoding DUF4422 domain-containing protein produces MSEIKLFVTHTPNRNTVRIEHPLMYNVIAGSAFLTQSVPEGMLLDNEGDNISFKNKSYCELTTQYWAWKNQTADYYGFCHYRRYFSFSKVNLQEADCGCLIYPVLSENVKQELCMDEASMRQTIEQYDFLIAKGIPVNALQAKSVYQHYKNAPELHIEDLDLFLSIIREKYPELNDVAEKYVHGKIFYPCNMFIMNKELFFQYSKMLFDILDEFEQRCDMSRYSREGLRTPGHLGERMTGIFFEYLKQKGGYRLGQLQMAQIEQNEGTSKISVSEDDEIPVVLAANQGYVPILYTCLQSIADHISEQRDYKIYIFHTDIEPESQNEIRKLKKKNFDVSFVNVRSRVAGYQLKAKEHISTETFYRFLILDILKMYPKVVYLDCDMIIRRDIAELYDVKLGDNMLAAVIDPDFAGQCNGANADTLAYCRDVLKLKDPLAYFQAGVLVFHMGQIADKISVQKLFEMSDTGIYKYSDQDILNIVCEGKVTYLNMQWNVLTDCNKYRWQHVIKSAPYYVMDAYENARKDPYIIHYAGAAKPWKNPKDDFAKEFWKVARRTPYYEELIYDLCGQEKRKGNPGTAVVNVMRKTAKKILPQGSWIRRTVGNLYWKLK; encoded by the coding sequence ATGAGTGAGATAAAATTATTTGTAACCCATACGCCAAATCGCAATACAGTGAGAATAGAGCATCCACTGATGTATAATGTAATAGCAGGAAGTGCCTTTCTGACTCAGTCAGTTCCGGAAGGAATGCTTTTGGATAATGAGGGGGACAATATTTCATTTAAGAACAAATCTTATTGTGAACTGACGACACAATATTGGGCGTGGAAAAATCAAACTGCAGATTATTATGGTTTTTGCCATTACCGCAGATATTTTTCCTTTTCCAAAGTGAATCTGCAGGAAGCTGATTGTGGCTGCCTGATTTACCCGGTTTTGAGTGAAAACGTGAAACAGGAACTTTGTATGGATGAAGCATCCATGAGACAGACGATTGAGCAGTATGATTTTCTGATTGCAAAAGGGATTCCGGTAAATGCATTACAGGCGAAGTCTGTGTATCAGCATTATAAGAATGCACCGGAACTCCATATAGAAGATTTAGATCTTTTTCTTTCTATTATTCGTGAAAAATATCCCGAACTGAATGACGTGGCTGAAAAATATGTGCATGGGAAAATCTTTTACCCATGCAATATGTTTATTATGAATAAAGAATTATTCTTTCAGTATTCTAAGATGCTGTTTGATATTCTGGATGAATTTGAACAGAGATGTGATATGAGCAGATATTCCAGAGAAGGTTTGCGCACACCGGGGCATTTAGGGGAACGCATGACGGGAATCTTTTTTGAATATCTGAAACAAAAAGGCGGATATCGTCTGGGACAGCTGCAGATGGCACAGATTGAACAAAATGAAGGTACTTCAAAAATCAGTGTGTCAGAAGACGATGAAATACCGGTTGTGTTAGCTGCCAATCAAGGATATGTTCCAATTTTATATACATGTCTGCAGTCGATTGCAGACCATATATCGGAACAAAGAGATTATAAAATATATATTTTTCATACTGATATTGAGCCGGAAAGCCAAAATGAAATAAGAAAACTTAAAAAGAAAAATTTCGATGTTTCTTTTGTTAATGTAAGGAGCCGGGTGGCTGGATATCAGTTAAAAGCGAAAGAACATATTTCCACGGAAACATTTTATCGTTTTCTGATTCTTGATATTTTAAAGATGTATCCGAAAGTGGTATACTTGGATTGTGACATGATCATCCGGCGTGATATCGCAGAGCTATATGATGTTAAACTCGGTGATAATATGTTGGCAGCAGTGATTGATCCGGATTTCGCAGGACAATGTAACGGAGCGAATGCTGACACACTTGCTTATTGCAGAGACGTCTTAAAATTAAAGGATCCTCTTGCTTATTTTCAGGCTGGTGTATTAGTGTTCCATATGGGGCAAATAGCAGATAAGATTAGTGTTCAAAAATTATTTGAAATGTCAGATACTGGAATTTACAAATATTCCGACCAGGATATTTTGAATATCGTATGTGAGGGTAAAGTTACTTATCTGAATATGCAGTGGAATGTTTTGACAGACTGTAATAAATATCGCTGGCAGCATGTGATCAAATCGGCACCTTATTATGTTATGGATGCTTATGAGAATGCCAGAAAGGATCCATATATCATCCATTATGCAGGTGCGGCAAAGCCCTGGAAAAATCCAAAAGATGATTTTGCAAAGGAATTCTGGAAGGTGGCACGCAGGACGCCTTATTATGAAGAGTTAATTTATGATCTGTGTGGGCAGGAAAAAAGAAAAGGTAATCCGGGAACGGCTGTGGTAAATGTGATGAGAAAAACGGCGAAAAAGATTTTACCACAGGGAAGCTGGATACGGCGGACAGTCGGAAATTTATATTGGAAATTAAAATAA